From a region of the Rhinatrema bivittatum chromosome 15, aRhiBiv1.1, whole genome shotgun sequence genome:
- the LOC115076894 gene encoding claudin-16-like encodes MLCGAFSMATTIASLWTDCWQINSKGSVVLSTRCRGLWRECVWDKFVKIWTCDVFSSYLNPHPVTVIVTRALIITSSIVGVVAFVCLLLGFKYFTCCQESFTKQQYLALSSALYFLVGISSAAGIIRYCVYVYYVHQYEVSLKIPGFPSFEYGYSLWIAVGGSLGAITTAVLSCYEVLHKEKPKPDVIKELNGRKYSHGFEAIKTYV; translated from the exons ATGCTGTGCGGAGCTTTTTCGATGGCCACTACCATCGCTTCCCTCTGGACAGACTGCTGGCAG ATTAACAGCAAAGGGTCGGTGGTACTGAGCACCCGCTGCCGGGGTCTCTGGAGAGAATGTGTCTGGGACAAGTTTGTCAAGATCTGGACCTGCGACGTCTTCAGCTCCTATTTAAACCCTCATCCAG TCACAGTTATTGTCACCAGAGCTCTGATCATCACCTCCAGTATCGTCGGTGTTGTTGCCTTTGTCTGCTTGCTGCTGGGGTTTAAATATTTCACCTGCTGCCAGGAATCTTTCACTAAACAGCAGTATCTTGCCCTGTCCTCTGCACTTTATTTCCTAGTCG GAATTTCCTCCGCTGCTGGTATCATAAGATACTGTGTGTACGTGTACTATGTTCACCAGTAtgag gtgTCCTTAAAAATCCCAGGATTTCCTAGTTTTGAATACGGCTACTCCCTGTGGATAGCTGTAGGAGGCAGTTTAGGGGCCATAACCACAGCTGTCCTGTCCTGCTATGAGGTCTTGCACAAGGAGAAACCCAAGCCAGATGTGATCAAGGAGCTGAATGGAAGGAAATACTCCCATGGTTTTGAAGCAATAAAAACATATGtttaa